A window of Suncus etruscus isolate mSunEtr1 chromosome 4, mSunEtr1.pri.cur, whole genome shotgun sequence contains these coding sequences:
- the LOC126007073 gene encoding olfactory receptor 10K1 translates to MEQINETVVTKFVFLGFSSLAGLQRVLFLVFLLLYLFTLGTNAIIISTIGLDRALHTPMYFFLAILSCSETCYTFVIVPKMLVDLLSQKKTISFLGCAIQMFTFLFLGCSHSFLLAAMGYDRYVAICNPLRYTVIMGPKECGGLVASACACGFTVALVTTSLVFHLPFHSSNQLHHFFCDISPVLKLASHHTNLNQMVIFVLGVFVLVIPLLLILVSYTHIISAILKIPSSVGRHKAFSTCGSHLIVVTIHYGCASFIYLRPKSSYSSSQDSLISVSYTILTPLFNPMIYSLRNKEFKAALRRTIGQISLPSIKR, encoded by the coding sequence ATGGAGCAGATCAATGAGACTGTTGTGACAAAGTTTGTTTTCCTTGGCTTCTCCTCTCTGGCTGGATTGCAGAGGGTTCTCTTCTTGGTTTTCCTGCTCCTCTACCTGTTCACACTGGGCACCAATGCCATCATCATTTCCACCATTGGGTTGGACAGAGCCCTCCAtacccccatgtacttcttcctggcCATTCTCTCCTGCTCTGAAACTTGCTACACCTTTGTCATTGTGCCCAAGATGCTGGTTGACCTGCTGTCCCAGAAAAAGACCATCTCTTTCTTGGGCTGTGCCATCCAGATGTTCACCTTCCTCTTCCTCGGTTGCTCCCACTCATTTCTTCTGGCAGCCATGGGCTATGACCGCTATGTGGCTATTTGCAATCCTCTGCGCTATACTGTGATTATGGGGCCCAAGGAGTGTGGGGGACTGGTGGCCTCTGCCTGTGCTTGTGGATTCACGGTTGCACTGGTGACCACCTCCCTGGTGTTTCACCTCCCTTTCCACTCTTCCAACCAGCTCCATCACTTTTTCTGTGACATTTCACCTGTGCTCAAGTTGGCTTCTCACCATACCAACCTTAATCAAATGGTCATCTTTGTGCTTGGTGTATTTGTCTTGGTCATTCCACTGCTGTTAATCCTAGTCTCCTACACCCATATCATCTCTGCCATTCTGAAGATACCATCTTCAGTGGGAAGGCACAAGGCCTTCTCAACCTGTGGTTCCCATCTCATTGTAGTCACCATTCATTATGGCTGTGCTTCTTTTATCTACTTACGGCCCAAGTCTAGCTACTCTTCAAGTCAGGACAGTCTGATATCTGTGTCTTATACTATCCTCACTCCATTATTCAATCCAATGATTTATAGTCTGAGAAATAAGGAGTTTAAAGCAGCCCTCCGAAGGACAATTGGCCAAATTTCATTGCCTTCAATAAAGAGATAA
- the LOC126006748 gene encoding olfactory receptor 10T2-like, with amino-acid sequence MKMQNQSIITEFILVGFSNLRELQILLFFIFLLVYLTTLTANATIMTVIRLDRALHTPMYFFLFVLSCSETCYTLVIIPKMLANLLSTNPTISFSGCAAQLYFFVGLACTNCFLIAVMGYDRYVAICNPLNYMIIVSRATCILLVLASSFCGFLISVVVNVLVFSVPFCSSNRISHFFCDIFPVLKLGCTDTHLKEMVIFFLSILVLLVPFVLIFISYVFIVSTILQISSAEGQRKAFATCASHLTVVIVHYGCASFIYLRPTSLYSSDKDLLVAVTYTVITPLLNPLVYTLRNKEVKVALRKVLSRYSLAKIV; translated from the coding sequence ATGAAAATGCAAAATCAGAGCATAATCACCGAATTCATCCTTGTAGGATTCTCAAACCTGAGGGAACTACAGATCCTCcttttcttcatcttccttcTGGTATACCTGACCACGTTGACTGCCAATGCCACTATCATGACAGTTATTCGCTTGGACCGGGCTTTACACACACCCAtgtacttctttctctttgtcctcTCCTGTTCTGAAACCTGCTACACTTTAGTCATCATACCAAAAATGCTTGCAAACTTACTCTCTACCAACCCAACTATTTCTTTCTCTGGCTGTGCTGCTCAGCTCTATTTCTTTGTAGGTTTGGCCTGTACCAACTGCTTTCTCATTGCTGTGATGGGCTACGATCGCTATGTTGCCATCTGCAATCCTCTCAACTACATGATCATTGTCAGCCGAGCCACCTGCATCCTATTGGTTCTGGCCTCCAGCTTTTGTGGCTTCCTGATCTCTGTGGTTGTCAATGTACTGGTGTTCAGTGTTCCCTTCTGTTCCTCCAATCGCATCAGCCACTTCTTTTGTGACATTTTCCCTGTCCTCAAACTGGGCTGCACAGACACCCACCTGAAGGAAATGGTCATCTTTTTCCTCAGCATTCTGGTGCTGTTGGTCCCTTTTGTGCTCATCTTTATCTCCTATGTGTTCATTGTGTCCACCATCCTCCAGATCTCCTCTGCAGAAGGACAGCGCAAGGCCTTTGCCACTTGTGCTTCCCACCTCACTGTTGTGATTGTCCACTATGGCTGTGCCTCCTTTATCTACTTGAGGCCCACATCCCTGTATTCCTCAGACAAGGACTTACTTGTGGCAGTGACCTATACAGTCATCACCCCCCTCCTCAATCCCCTGGTCTACACCCTCAGAAACAAGGAGGTTAAGGTAGCACTGAGAAAGGTGCTCAGCCGGTACTCACTTGCCAAGATCGTGTGA